Part of the Amblyomma americanum isolate KBUSLIRL-KWMA chromosome 7, ASM5285725v1, whole genome shotgun sequence genome, GTTCCCAAGGACTCATCATCCTTTGCCGTACCACCACCAGTCATTGACTTCCGGCACAATACACTACAGTCTGTGCATGACATCACACATGGTTGAAGGCAGCTGTCCTGCCTCTCCTATCACCCACCTTACCGCTAGAAAAGACAACAAAAACACAAGAGAGGGGTCATTCAGAGAAATCACCAACGCAATGCGTCAGGGGTGTCGTCAACACGCGCCTTCAACCAGCGCGCACGGTCTATTGCGAAGTTGACAAAAGAGCATCATCGCTAGTGGAACCTATATAGAAAAATGGTCtcgttctgagaaaaaaaaaataaagcgtccCAAACTTGAACGAAACATCTCCTCAATTTACTCCTTCGCTTAACGAAAACGTAATATCACAGGAAGCAAAACTTATCGAGAACCCTTTTATAATATTAGTTGCACCGACATGGCACATATCCTCGAGGGCTCGAAAAATAACAAATTGACTTGAGCAGCCATTTCATGTGCTTGATCACCTTCAGCGTTATATAATGCTGTGACTCTTCAAGAGCTCCCAAGTTGGGTAAATAATCCAAGATCCTGACAGCACCTTTCTCTGGTAGAAATTGCTTTAGCAATTTGATAATAATGCTCGATATTAATTTTCATGCCCACAATACTCCCGTATTGTTTTTGTTGTCCTCAATATACAATGGCGCCTACCCACAAGAGAAATTGGGCACGACCAGATGGTGACTaccagttttttttattattgaatgCAGCAGAAACGAGAGGATATCCGAAAAAAGGATAAACTCAGATACAGTGACAGACATAATTAAGGGTGGTAAAGGGCCCTAATAAACTTAAACTTCTGGAAGGTAGAAGTGTCATCAACGTACAACTTTTTTTCCTTCTGTGTTTACTCCCCATGACACCGTGAACAGGATGGTGTGCTAGCCCGGGAAATTGTGCCAGTGACCATACCGGGCAAGCGTGGCAAACCGGCCGTGGTGGTCTCTGAAGACGAGGAGTACAAGCGGGTTGATTTCGATAAGCTCAGAACCCTTTCGCCTGCATTCGACAAGGAAGCCGGTGAGATGATCACTCCATTACTATTGATTCTAACCAGAACACAAATCTTGATCCGAACTTCAGTGGCCGCTGATCCGCATGTTGGAAGAGAAATAGAGATTGCAGGATAGGAAAGGGAAGGAGTACATTCGGCAAGTGCTTTGAGTTAATGAAGGTCAGGTTACTAGCATCACTCAAGGTCAACTTAACTAAGACTTGCGTCAGGCAAGTACTCACCTGAGGGGCATATATTCCTAGAGGCAAACGAAGAAGTCTGAAATGTAACTAAGGACAGAGCGACCGATGGATATAAAAATTAGAGGGATAACGTCATCGGGTTGGCGTCAACGTGGAGatgaaatcaagaaaagaaatcgcTGGTGCGTGAAACATACAGTGCGGAGAATAGATAACCGATGGTTCATTATAGGCTACTGAAATGGATGGTAAGGAGAACGAAGGTGTAGCAGGCGACGGGAAAATACGTTAGTGGAAGTATGAGATAAGAAAATTTGTTGGGGCGATGATGATTATGCTGATgattattaatgcgatagcattgcgGCTGTCGCCTTGCAAAAACACCGATTTTCCACGTAACGAAATTTTCTGATTGGGCGAGAGGGTCATGATGTCATTATatccgccaaatttgaaaatcaaaGGACCAGAATGTTCGAATACCTTCCATTGGGTTATCATATGGTATTATATTAATCCCACTCAGTAACGCACCTTAATCCTCACTTCCCCACTAAACCaccttaatccacccactaatAACCGATAATCCTTCTTTGTCCACACATTAATGCCAAttcaccttaatccattttctgagGTGGTCCTACTTCCAAAAGTTTAGGGGTCGGTGAAATGATTTAAAGGAATCTCTCACGCTAAAGTAGACTTGGAATAAGAGTAATAACTCATTAACATCCATCCTGCGCTTTGggggatgtcaatgagtaattactctcttactATTCTGGAGGTCCTTTAGAATTTTGATGGGTTGGCCAACTTCCAAATGATATCGCATTTTATTAACGAATGGGCTTGAGAAGGTCCTCaagttttttagttttttttgtaTTCACGCGAGGTCAGAAGCCGTATAATCatgattttcttttctttacatGTTCATTACAGAGTGATAACCGCATGAGAGACGTTATCTGAAAGTAAACGGCGCTGGCGCTGTAATATCACGCAACCCAAAACCTCCGTTTTTGAATACTCACCGATAGGTATATTAACTAAAGGAAGACGGGTCCCACAAATTTCCTTATAATTTTGCCCTCACCCACACAAGTATTGATCAATTCCAAAACTCATTTCCAGTTTTATAAATGAGGCGAGAGTATTAACAAGCTaaagtatttttaaaaattcgccATTTTGGAGCAAACATGGCAgcatgaatatttatgcgatgcCTTCAAGGAAGAAATTGTTAAATATGGCTCTTCATGGCGTATGACACCTCGCTTATTTTCAGTGAAGCACATGCTGATCCGGGCCTGCTTAGAGAATTCTAGGAGTTCTTTGAGGTGAAGCGATGCTTCATACATATTGGACCTATGACTTCAAGTAAAGATCTTTCAGGGAAAGATTAAACGTGACATGTGGCTTCTCGCGTGTACTGTCTGAAAAAAAAGTAACCAGACTGCATGATTTGATTCTCAGTCCTAAAATGAAGCACTTATGCCACGTCTCGGGCTTTATATCGGTGTAAGGTAGGAAAAACTCTTGTCCTCACCTTCCCAATGctttgatctttagggaagccgtaagagCTCCAATATACGAGCGAGAAGCAAATGACGAAAACTGGTTACGTTTAGTAAAGACGGTACATCATTTTAATGCTTTTAGCAGATGCTCTGCCAAGAAATAATCCGTGACTGGTATTATGCAATGATGATTTTTCTTCAGATTGATTTATATTTTCATCAGCCACCGTGCCACGGTTGATCTCGCGGAAATAGTGGAAGCACGGCAGCGTATCCGCAAGGATGTATAATCGCAAGAGATCAAACTTGATTATCAATGTAGTAAACAAATATGGTATATTTTCATGGCTCAGCTGCCTGCCTGTGCTCCCAGATTCCCATGAGCAAAAATTATTTTGCTATAAGCTGCACGCGCACATGACAGCCATTAACGTTGTCTACCGCAGCCTGTCGGAATAGCACGCTCTTGTTCGTGATAATGATAGGCTTCCGCGAAAGCCAAGCTATCAGGGACCGCCGCACGTGGTGTCGACTTCCAGCCAGATGCCCGAAGTGCTGCCACGGCCGAGGACATGTCCATATAAGGAACCATTCTTATGCAGGACGTTTATTAGTTTAAATTAATTCCATTCAGTTGAAATTGCTAGGGTATGCGGAGTTTAGCGCctcatcgtgcactgacatcgcacagctcacgggtttcgccttcatcgaaacgtggctgccgctGCCGAGATTCGAACCTGCGACATTGGCATCAGCAGCCGAATGTCATTTCCACTGGGCCATCCCGGTGGGTTAAACTCAAGTGGAAGCAGTCGCAAATATTAAAAGCCCAGCAGCACAGCTGAAGCTCTGTCGTGCCTACGGGATGCTGGTTACGTTATACAGCGTATTTCATTTTATTCTTTAAAGATTTTGCCTGAAAGAATGAATTTAATAAAGTTATTAAAAAACTACTATTTATAAATATGTTCGGACAATGTACCCGCTAGGCAGCATGATCGAAATTTAATGACGGTGCACTGTAGTCgttaaaaaaagtttttaaaaacCTTGATTCATTAAATTCAAACATCTGCATATCATTCTTTTTATCCACTACGCCAACTGGCAGGTACCGCGGCGTATTGGGGGACTGTGGCATAGCTTATGCAACTCACGGAAAAGTCAAAGATATTAAAATATCAACTTAATACTTCAACTACCCCCGCCTATTCTCTTATCAGCGCATATTGGTGTCATGTAGATTTTGTTCGCTTTCCTGTCTTTTCTAAGCTTTTCAAGCTTCGCCAAAATTCAATACAAGTTCCTTCTACTCTTTTTCCGCATACACAAACTAGCTGTTTAACTCCATTTGAAAGTTAAGGAAAGTTACAAACGACTGCTTATGTGAAATGTCAGCAGACAGCGAGCACTTCGTAGATTATAAGTTGTCAGATCTAAGAGTACCTTGTTGTCCAGGTTGTATTGGCAGGAGGTGCCTCTGACGAAAACATGGATaggaaatgcaaaaacgcccatgTAACGTCTGATATCTCGGCGCAAAGAAGCCCAGGTGGCTGGATTTAGTCCAGGTGCTTTTTACTAAGTGTAGCCGTTAGAGTACCTTATTCTTTTGCACGCAACCCTTAATCATTCAGGACCAAGAGACGCGGAAAAGGCGCTGTGCCGTTTGGGAATTAAGATTCCATAGTGACTCGCCTTGGTCAGGGCACAGTGTACATAGCATTCCACGTGAAAAATGATTGAATCCCAacaaagaagggcgtcaggcaagctCCGCCGCTATTCGCTGCATGTTATTAGAAGAGCCAGCCAAATGAATTTATGAACAACGCTTATTTAACTTACTATTTTCTTATGCGTTTGTACTGCTAACGACTGAGCTAGGATACCGTCTGCAGTGCACAGCTGAAAACTTAAATCTTCTAAGTAGAACTGTAGCGAAATATTATATGAAAAAAGAGAGTAGTGATGAACAGTGTGGGGAATAAAAATGGTTTGggataggcagcgaagcattaTAAGCTGTATAGGACTGTCTCTTTCTAGGCCAAGCAGGCAGCTCGGATGCCGACCATAATATAGAAGCAGTTAGGGGAATAACAATGGGGTTTAGTGCATGTGATAGAACCTCAGCTTTTAGAGATCAGCTTAACGATCATCCCCACCAGAATGTAGTATTTAATAATTCTGCCTCGACAGTATTCATCTGCGGTGCTGAACCATGGTGGCTAACGAAGAAGCTTGCAATCAAATTAAGAACAGCGCATAGAGCTATAGAAACTGACAGAGGAACTCAAAGAGACAGGTAAGGGCGCcattggtaaggaaataaacacaCTATTACGGACAGGCTACCAGGAATCAGAAAAGGGAGATAGACATGAGTGACATAAGCAATGCGGTGAAATGATAATTGATGGTTTGATTCTAAAAGAACCAAACCGTAGCCGGGAGCGGCAGAGGGTCAGGTAGGTAAATatcagattaggaagtttgcggagaAAAATTAGCAGCACCTGGCGCCGGACGCGGCTGATTGGGGATCGGTGGAACAGGCATTTTTCCTGCTGCGGACGTAGTTGGCCTGAAGATGACAGTGTGTTTTTGGTGGTCATGGTGATGAAGGTGATGATGACGGGTGGTGGTGGGGCTCCTGGTTGTAGTGATGATGGCGACAGATCAAGCGCTTCGTCCCTGCAGGCACAATCACGGCGGCCAATGCGAGTACGCTGAGTGACGGAGCAGCTGCCTGTGTGCTCATGACTCGCCAAGCAGCCGACAGGCTCGGGGTGAAGCCGATTGCGCGCATCGTGGGTAAGTGAAAAATATGCAGGCCAGGGCCCAGGGTGGGTGCACGAACGTCCGACACACGGACGCCGCCCAGTCATGGTACACTATGACACGCTGGCTCAGTCATGATAGGCAACGGATATCAGGCCAGCCAGTTGCGGCCAACGCTCATGCTACTAAATTTTGAGAACCTCGCAAAGCGTAAAGCATTAATACTGCTCCTTTCTTTACAGCTGTCATTGCTTGCCGGCTAGGGTGACAGACTAGAGCGTTCAAAGTGGACTGCGAATGTGTGCGGCAATAGCGCTTACGCCGCGTGAAGGAGAGCCTATCTTTGGGAAGCAGAGAGTAAGACAGTCAGGTGGCTAAAAAGCACACAGAAGAGACAGACGCAAATGCGAGGCAACTACTGCTTGCTGATACTCGTGCTATGCTGCCTGTCCGTCCGCTTCTCCTGGTCGCCACACTCAGTTGAAGGCGCACTGCATGGCACTGAGGGCGGAGGAAATAGCCAGGACTCTTACCATCCGGCCTGTGAGAAACGCACTACTTTTTTCgccgcttcattttttttttctcatatgcaGGCTTCGCCGATGCAGCGCTGGAGCCGCTGCACTTCTGCGTAGCACCTGCACACGCAATGCCCAAGGTCAGGTGTGCTTTCTTTCACAGCCGTTTCTACACTGATCTTGAGAAACTTGGGCTTCTCATGAAGTATCAAACAGTAGGCACTCACTATTAGGAGTAACTGAAAGGCACTTTTTACGCTCCCGTCAAATTATCCTTAATTTCCGTTATCTTTCGCATAATTTACTTGCGAAATCTACGAAATGGAAGCGTAGTTGCCGCGTCCAATCTAAACCGATGGAGAGTGGGTATAAGATTTAAGAAAGGGGATGAGCGGCAaagtactccccccccccccccccccccccaaaacccgaagatccccccccccccactcttaAGCGAGGAATTGTGTTTGGGAAAACTGCACTGGTCCACAATTCTTAAAAGCGAAGAAAGGTCGAGATATGTATGATGCAAACAGGAGCGCCCTATCTTTAGAGTAGCCCATAAATTCGTCTCTCTTTTAAAAGTTTTTTCTGGACTAGTGACAGAGTTCATTGGAAATCACCGAGCAAAGCAATTTTGTCCGACAGCAGACTGAACTTTGCTTATGCGGACATTTcaggctcgaaaagctggcagaTGCAGCAAGACAAACGGTGCAATATAGTTCAAGTGTGATTGTTTTCGTCGTGCACGATCTATCTACTAGGTATGACCTATGAAGGAACTATATATCTTGTCTATCAGCCGCAGTGCTTTGCGGTGACGTGAAAGTGACGTATATATAGACTTCTGTGGTGAAGGACTTCACTGCGGGCTAAGGTCTGCTCACGTTTCAATAGGCTGGACCCGGAAACCACTCATGTGTAAAGCGCCATGCATGGATATTTCCCCGCAGCATCGCTGAATGCCTTCTTGTCGTTCGCCTTTTGGTAGGTGCTGAATCAGGCCGGCTTGAAGATGGAGGACATGTCTATGATAGAAATCAACGAAGCCTTTAGCGCTGCCGTTCTTTGCAACACGAAACATCTCAGTCTGGACAGTTCAAAGGTCAACATTCATGGGGGCGCCGTAAGCCTTGGACATCCACTTGGGTGAGTTTAGTCGCCATCGATGGTCTACGCGAAGCACATGCTGTGATTATAGCTCTCCCAGCGGCTCAATGGTGCATGGCACTGAACGGAGTCGACTGAAACAGAAATCATTCTTCCTCTCTTGCGCGAGACACCGGGGTGCGAATTGAACCAGCGAGAATGCCCCACCCCATTACTCATCAACCGACAATAACTACGTTCTTGCACTGACGTCCCCCCGATGGCCGTACATTGCCAGAGGATAATGCATAGCACATGAGCCCTTTGTAAAAAATGTAGTTGAAATGTCAATGTGCTTCCTAAAGGGCCATACAGTAGGAATCCTATACGTTTAGTAGCTGCCTATGTGCTGTATCACTGTATTGGCATGCATTGACATTGCAAAAGAGACGAACAAAATTGTCCTTGCGATTTCGTTGAACATTTGCTCTGACCATGAAATGGAGAATAAAGTAGCGCCCTCACCTTAGAAATATATGTAGCGCTGGCGATGCCCACTTAGACATCGGCACAATGGGCTGCAAAACACTCGAGCAAGGTGGCTTGCATATTTTTAACAATGGCTGTATATTTTGCTAACCGGATCATTTTCAGCCGATTTGCGGACGCTACGAATCGTGGTGAAGTGTAGCTACCAGGAAATCGCGTGGAAATTTGTTTATGGCGCGCCTTATCACGCGTTGCGAAGCAATTGTAATACATTAAGGGCTTACATGCGAATTTCCTTATACAAGTATGCTCAACCCGCATAGCACTGAACCGGTGTTTGTCCTGAAAAGCAGAGCTTTCTTGTATTGATTTGGTATTCGTCTGAAGATATTAACGTTGAGTCATAAATATATTAGCTTAGAGATCCACAAAAATGTGACAGTCGATCAATGCAATTTATCAGGAAGGTTATGCGTTGTCATTGCGATTCCTATTGTCTGACTGATTTGCTTTGACCAACTGAAATCGCTCACGACTATTGTTACCGGGGCTTGTGCGAGAAATTGGAGTGGGGTCGCTAAACGGCGGCAACGCTACGCCGAAAAAGAGACGGCGTTACGTGGATGCCGATTTTATACTCGAGGTTACTTGGCTAAGCAGGTTTGCGCGTGCGCTCACGCAGAATGTCCGGAGCACGGATCGCGGGCAGGCTggctctgcacctgcagcctggaCAGTATGGCTTGGCTGGAATCTGCAACGGAGGCGGTGGTGCCTCGGCCATCCTCATCGAGAAGCTGTAGTCCATCTTCCAGAAACTCTCCTACGTCTCttagcgcaataaaaaaaattattgtcgtTAGATAACAGTTAAATCATTCGCCTTACGGTAGTTTGTTCGGAATACGGCATGTGTTTACGAGTACCTCGCCTGACGACGCTGTTTTTGAGCACGCAGTCCTGAAACTATCAACTAAGTGGACTGGTTATCCCATTTCGATAAGATTATGGAAATCATTTGTTTCTCATTACATGGATTATATCTTTCGGCAGTCGAATAGTGATGCTATTGGTTTTCCGTTACATGCGTGCTTCCACATGTCAAGGTTTACCAGGGAACAACGAAGGCAGAGTGGAGGCGCTTTAGCTCTGTACTATATGCAGATGCTATTTCGTACAAGCTCACAGGTACCACCATTCGTTGTATTTACACTGCAAAAGAATATTGGCACAGGAAAGGGCTAGCTTCTCTCCTTCCCAGCATAATTGCTCCTAAATTTCCGCCTTACTGCCCTACTCTGTATTTTGCCTTACATTACTTCTATTTCACTTACGAAATTTTTACTTCGGGTAACAAATATTC contains:
- the Acat1 gene encoding acetyl-CoA acetyltransferase 1, which codes for MTSHENARHGLNEVVIASFARTPIGAFRGSLASLAVTELGSIAIKGAVKKAGIACEHVQEVFMGNVLSAGAGMNPARQAALGAGVPESVPCTTINKLCASGMKAIMLAAQSLMCGSQEVMVAGGMESMSNVPYYMKRGETPYGTIHMQDGLLSDGLTDAFHKIHVGACVEHTARKYEVTREEQDHFAIESYKKSTAAVKDGVLAREIVPVTIPGKRGKPAVVVSEDEEYKRVDFDKLRTLSPAFDKEAGTITAANASTLSDGAAACVLMTRQAADRLGVKPIARIVGFADAALEPLHFCVAPAHAMPKVLNQAGLKMEDMSMIEINEAFSAAVLCNTKHLSLDSSKVNIHGGAVSLGHPLGMSGARIAGRLALHLQPGQYGLAGICNGGGGASAILIEKL